A section of the Venturia canescens isolate UGA chromosome 11, ASM1945775v1, whole genome shotgun sequence genome encodes:
- the LOC122418372 gene encoding uncharacterized protein, whose protein sequence is MGVHDNTESKYNVLGSSSFSKLAPKRLAPSIVTFPGEGFHNKIQKLEHFSDLQTNNHDKASVSIQQQRKSLPVYRLRKRLLEEIRKHNSLIVIGETGSGKTTQIPQLLLENGVAGTSGCIGITQPRRVAAVSVARRVAQEQSCPVGKLVGYRVRFEDVTSEQTRIKYLTDGMMVREAMTDEVLSDYSVVILDEAHERSVQTDVLLGVARRAQRLRKQQNLTGLKLIVMSATMDVDKFVKYFEAPVIYLEGRQYPVKIYNSIKSQDDYAFAALVTAFRIHRETPPNEDILVFLTGQEEIEATAAAARQVAKQLEDKHHPRLKVFPLYSALPTHQQLEAFKASPPGMRKLVLSTNVAETSVTIGGIRHVIDTGVVKARTHNPITGLDILRVEKIAKAQAWQRTGRAGRENSGKCYRTYTKQDFEAMKEMPIPEIQRCSLASVALQLLAIGVNVTTFDFMDEPPKESVAVAIACLEKLGAVKGSPPQLTSLGRTMSLFPLDPRFTKVLLASVEHKCLEEALTVIALLSGESIFTEPPAKRQQAHAARTRFSSPEGDHVTLLNVYRAFAEAPQKKSWCHENYLHFRNLEYGAEVRKQLAGLTERAQLEKSSCGNNTESLRRALLEGLSDNVAELQRDHNYVTMTSRTPVAIHPSSTLHSLRPRLVLFTEVVATGRCYIRGLSVIENSWLTNPGKKFVVKTRKEPRVTKWCTKRSSDRRKSLRRRDSSETDAFYDFGAETRRRDAMRDRSNFREKIVARKKKRKRRRRRRWRKKREAGSRANETGDNDGILAGALLLVDSFDERLEAPAPPAGTFAIRDKDNYEIWPEIRDFSGDREVGKAPAGNEVEDSSELRDPSIDGGAPGNGGSRRLREEANPRSQQPPELGSLPIAANLGLSKSGLDEQPSISRPPRRANEFERASIDEALTSSLEKKNVDLPTGSKLEEAEKPGDSRSLKKLGKCGNNFDRLVVRSANFVSSLVTIVLTASLFIVALGHESSRVPIDNIAGIAEAFAGGPVKYSTRIVRTRYGTLRGIVTRDNDLEAYLGVPYATPPLGALRYMPPVTPTQWRGVKHADSMPPVCPQRKYDSIDSSSASTRSDDFLPFVRSNQSEDCLYLNLYVPRTNRGNGTELLPALLLVHGESYSWGEGNSLVGTALASHGRLVVVSINFRLGILGFLKTGSKGSGQGNYGLMDLVAGLHWLRENLEAFGGDPQRLSVLGHGTGAALANFLAVSPMAKELVERVVLLGGSALSPWAIQRDPLAVKRRVAEQTGCPSDVEADDIAACLRLRSLDELLQVRLDSPRFTAGFAPFVDGTVLPLTSGGNIQPTVGSSGLYPIAPGPGFEFASFGNRHLIMGLTSDEAWLDLSDEDIRSGLNETRRDRILRTYVRNTYRYHLHEIYSTLRNEYTDWERGEQSPAGMREALLALLGDGQVAAPLLRLALLHSSSGARGYFLHFQPGDRPSRKGEELPYFLGIPMLRNEAANSPSIAPVSGNYTTNDEHLSRLLVRYLANFIWHGDPNDNGPESPPFWDAYDSINQYYLEVGASTSKMRSHYRGHKMSLWLNLLPQLHRPGYEISMRHHHLAESPSLYEGAVRPQTMVVPIPAPPLTIPSPTEASMSPLPVLTTECAPNEIGPNTAKTASTSAGVFEDDIDSRLGPGPNNLLRKFASNHYQSYTTALTVTIAVGIFLLLLNILIFAGIYHQRDRNAAAAAASTGSAYRIGKKEDSLEAGCSGLDLAPSKSRLSASLVSSDSPPMSSSPPIHKQKLVQQLELELQEFQCSPPPGGTIGGAGKRISTIDPPTYGWPDPPRTPSPCVDVAAGNNADEDDDDDDDDEDDAEEEDDDDDDDDDDLEENLPEPPPPPKAPAPNVAACPGILRQPGTPGSAKKRVQIQEISV, encoded by the exons atggGTGTTCACGACAACACTGAGTCCAAGTACAATGTTCTGGGGAGCTCGAGTTTTTCTAAATTAGCTCCGAAAAGGCTCGCTCCCAGCATCGTCACTTTTCCTGGCGAAGGGTTTCACAACAAGATTCAAAAACTCGAACATTTTAGCGATTTGCAAACGAATAATCACGATAAGGCTAGCGTCAGTATTCAACAACAAAGAAAATCTCTTCCTGTTTACCGACTACGAAAAAG ATTACTGGAAGAGATTCGGAAACACAACAGCCTGATAGTGATCGGAGAGACGGGAAGTGGAAAAACAACGCAAATACCGCAGCTGCTGTTGGAAAATGGAGTTGCAGGGACGTCAGGGTGTATCGGTATAACGCAGCCGCGTCGAGTCGCAGCGGTCAGCGTGGCTCGTAGAGTGGCACAGGAGCAGAGTTGTCCTGTAGGAAAACTGGTCGGTTACAGAGTCCGTTTCGAGGACGTAACGAGCGAgcaaacgagaataaaatatttgacaGACGGTATGATGGTTCGGGAGGCAATGACCGATGAAGTTCTTTCCGATTATTCCGTCGTTATTTTGGACGAGGCTCACGAGAGATCGGTCCAGACGGACGTTCTTCTCGGAGTTGCGAGGAGAGCCCAACGTTTGCGAAAACAGCAAAATTTGACTGGCCTCAAGTTGATCGTAATGTCCGCTACGATGGACGTTGACAAATTCGTCAAATACTTCGAGGCCCCTGTCATTTATCTCGAAGGACGGCAATACCCCGTAAAAATCTACAACTCGATCAAATCTCAAGACGATTATGCATTCGCTGCTCTCGTAACTGCGTTTCGTATTCATCGGGAAACACCGCCAAA CGAGGACATTCTCGTATTTTTAACCGGCCAAGAAGAGATCGAAGCGACAGCAGCCGCAGCGAGACAAGTGGCGAAACAATTAGAAGACAAGCACCACCCTCGattaaaagtttttccacTTTATTCAGCTTTGCCAACTCACCAACAGTTGGAAGCTTTCAAAGCTTCTCCTCCGGGAATGAGGAAGTTGGTTTTGTCGACCAACGTCGCTGAAACTTCCGTCACTATCGGAG gcATTCGTCACGTGATTGACACAGGAGTGGTCAAAGCTCGAACCCACAATCCTATAACCGGCCTGGACATATTGCGAGTTGAGAAAATCGCGAAAGCCCAAGCCTGGCAGCGAACGGGTCGAGCGGGTAGAGAAAACTCTGGGAAATGTTACAGAACGTACACGAAGCAGGATTTCGAAGCGATGAAGGAAATGCCGATACCAGAAATCCAAAGATGTTCCCTCGCCAGCGTTGCTCTCCAATTACTCGCCATTGGAGTGAACGTTACAACTTTTGATTTCATGGACGAACCTCCCAAGGAATCGGTGGCAGTTGCGATCGCCTGTTTGGAAAAACTCGGCGCCGTCAAAG GATCGCCACCGCAGTTGACCAGCCTCGGGAGAACCATGTCACTCTTCCCTCTCGATCCCCGATTCACCAAAGTCCTTCTCGCTTCGGTCGAGCACAAATGTCTGGAGGAAGCCTTGACGGTCATAGCTCTGCTTTCCGGAGAATCGATTTTCACGGAGCCGCCGGCGAAACGGCAGCAAGCTCACGCCGCAAGGACGAG GTTCTCTTCCCCGGAAGGCGATCACGTGACTCTTCTAAACGTTTATCGAGCCTTTGCGGAAGCTCCGCAGAAGAAATCGTGGTGCCACgagaattatcttcattttAGAAATCTCGAATACGGCGCCGAGGTCAGAAAACAATTGGCCGGTTTGACAGAGCGAGCCCAATTGGAGAAATCTTCCTGTGGGAATAACACCGAGTCTCTCAGACGAGCGCTACTCGAAGGACTTTCCGACAATGTTGCCGAACTGCAACGTGATCACAATTACGTCACG atgacttcgAGAACGCCCGTTGCGATTCATCCATCGTCGACTTTACACTCGTTGAGACCGCGTCTCGTACTCTTTACCGAAGTCGTTGCGACAGGACGTTGTTACATCCGCGGTTTGTCAgtcattgaaaattcgtggTTGACAAACCCAGGGAagaaa TTCGTCGTGAAAACGAGGAAGGAGCCACGAGTTACGAAGTGGTGCACGAAGCGCTCGTCGGACCGGAGGAAAAGCCTCCGCAGGCGAGATTCATCCGAGACAGATGCGTTTTACGATTTCGGTGCGGAGACGCGGCGGCGTGACGCGATGCGGGATCGTTcgaactttcgtgaaaaaattgtcgcgaggaagaagaagagaaagaggaggaggCGGAGGAGATGGAGGAAGAAGAGAGAAGCCGGAAGTCGAGCCAACGAGACCGGTGACAACGACGGAATTCTCGCAGGAGCGCTGCTCCTCGTCGATTCGTTCGACGAGAGGCTCGAAGCTCCTGCTCCGCCGGCGGGCACCTTTGCAATTCGAGATAAAGACAATTATGAGATTTGGCCGGAAATCAGGGATTTCTCGGGCGATAGAGAAGTTGGTAAGGCGCCAGCGGGAAACGAGGTCGAGGATAGTTCGGAGCTTCGAGATCCCTCGATCGATGGAGGAGCGCCGGGTAACGGTGGCTCTCGGCGATTACGAGAAGAAGCGAATCCCCGGAGCCAGCAGCCGCCGGAGCTCGGGTCACTGCCGATCGCCGCGAACCTCGGCCTTTCGAAATCCGGGCTGGACGAACAGCCATCGATATCACGGCCGCCTCGGAGAGCTAACGAATTCGAAAGAGCATCGATCGACGAGGCTCTGACATCGAGCCTCGAGAAGAAAAACGTCGATCTTCCAACCGGGAGTAAATTAGAGGAGGCTGAAAAGCCCGGAGACTCGAGGAGCCTTAAAAAATTGGGCAAATGTGGCAACAATTTCGACAGGCTGGTCGTCAGGTCGGCCAACTTTGTATCAAGCCTTGTGACAATCGTTCTGACCGCTTCCTTATTCATCGTTGCCCTCGGCCACGAAAGCTCTCGCGTACCGATCGACAATATCGCCGGGATCGCCGAGGCCTTTGCCGGGGGTCCGGTTAAATACAGTACTCGTATCGTACGCACGCGATACGGTACGTTGCGCGGTATCGTTACCAGAGACAACGATCTCGAAGCTTACCTCGGTGTACCTTACGCCACTCCGCCCCTCGGTGCTTTGCGTTACATGCCACCTGTCACACCGACCCAATGGCGAGGTGTCAAACACGCCGATTCCATGCCACCTGTTTGTCCCCAACGGAAATACGATTCTATCGATTCGTCGTCCGCCAGCACGAGGAGCGACGATTTTTTACCCTTCGTACGCTCCAATCAGAGCGAGGATTGCCTCTATCTCAATCTTTACGTGCCACGAACCAATCGAG GTAACGGTACGGAATTGCTGCCAGCGTTACTTCTCGTTCACGGTGAATCTTATTCGTGGGGAGAAGGAAATTCCCTAGTCGGCACTGCCCTAGCCTCTCACGGACGTCTAGTCGTCGTATCCATTAATTTTCGTCTCGGAATACTCG gttttttgaaaactggTTCAAAGGGCAGCGGTCAAGGAAATTACGGGCTGATGGATCTGGTCGCGGGTTTGCATTGGCTTCGTGAAAATTTGGAAGCTTTTGGCGGCGATCCACAACGACTGAGCGTACTTGGCCACGGGACCGGTGCAGCTCTCGCTAATTTTTTAGCCGTTTCACCGATGGCCAAAG AACTTGTCGAGAGGGTCGTACTTTTGGGTGGTTCGGCCCTTTCGCCTTGGGCCATTCAGAGGGATCCTCTTGCCGTAAAGCGACGCGTAGCCGAGCAGACCGGATGTCCGAGCGACGTCGAGGCCGACGACATCGCCGCTTGTCTTCGACTTCGGAGTCTCGACGAACTTCTCCAAGTTCGTCTCGATTCGCCGAGATTCACCGCCGGATTCGCACCTTTCGTCGACGGCACCGTTTTGCCGCTGACTTCCGGTGGG AATATTCAACCGACGGTGGGCTCGTCGGGTTTGTATCCAATCGCGCCTGGGCCCGGATTCGAGTTTGCATCCTTCGGGAATCGTCATCTCATAATGGGCCTGACTTCGGACGAGGCGTGGCTCGACCTCAGCGACGAGGACATACGG AGCGGGTTGAACGAGACCCGGAGAGATCGAATATTGCGTACGTACGTGCGCAACACTTATCGATATCACCTGCACGAGATATACTCGACGCTGAGAAACGAGTACACGGATTGGGAGAGAGGCGAGCAGAGCCCAGCGGGGATGCGGGAGGCTCTGCTCGCGTTGTTGGGGGACGGACAAGTGGCCGCTCCGTTGTTGAGGCTCGCGTTGCTGCATTCGTCCTCGGGTGCGCGGGGTTACTTTTTGCATTTCCAGCCGGGAGATCGTCCGAGCCGGAAGGGCGAGGAATTGCCTTACTTCCTTGGGATACCGATGCTGAGGAACGAGGCCGCTAATTCCCCGTCGATCGCCCCGGTTTCGGGCAACTACACGACCAACGATGAGCACTTGTCGAGGCTGCTCGTCCGATATCTCGCCAATTTTATCTGGCACGG CGATCCGAACGACAACGGTCCCGAGAGCCCGCCCTTCTGGGACGCGTACGACTCGATAAATCAATATTATCTCGAAGTCGGGGCTTCCACGAGCAAAATGAGATCGCATTATCGCGGTCACAAGATGTCACTGTGGCTGAATCTTCTGCCGCAGTTGCATCGGCCCGGTTACGAGATAAGCATGAGACATCATCATTTGGCCGAGAGTCCGAGTCTCTACGAAGGAGCCGTTCGCCCCCAGACGATGGTCGTCCCAATCCCGGCTCCACCCTTGACCATTCCATCGCCCACCGAAGCCTCCATGTCGCCGCTTCCGGTTTTAACGACCGAATGCGCCCCCAACGAGATCGGACCGAATACAGCCAAGACCGCGTCCACTTCCGCCGGCGTCTTCGAAGACGACATCGACTCGAGATTAGGACCGGGCCCGAACAACCTTCTTCGAAAATTCGCCTCGAATCATTATCAGAGCTATACCACCGCCCTCACCGTCACCATCGCCGTCGGCAtctttcttctcctcctcAACATTCTCATTTTCGCTGGGATTTATCATCAGAGAGATCGAAACGCTGCTGCAGCCGCAGCCAGCACCG GTTCCGCGTATCGGATCGGGAAAAAAGAAGATTCTCTGGAAGCCGGTTGTTCGGGGCTGGATCTCGCCCCGAGCAAGTCAAGACTCTCGGCGTCCCTCGTCAGCTCGGATTCTCCGCCGATGTCGTCCAGTCCGCCGATCCACAAGCAGAAATTAGTTCAGCAATTGGAGTTGGAGCTCCAGGAGTTCCAATGCTCGCCGCCGCCCGGAGGGACCATCGGCGGAGCCGGCAAGAGGATCTCGACGATAGATCCACCGACGTACGGTTGGCCGGATCCCCCGCGAACGCCTTCGCCCTGCGTCGACGTCGCGGCCGGGAACAACgccgacgaggacgacgacgatgacgacgacgacgaggacgacgcggaggaggaggacgacgacgacgacgacgacgacgacgacctgGAGGAGAATCTCCCCGAACCACCCCCGCCTCCCAAAGCCCCTGCCCCGAACGTCGCGGCTTGCCCTGGAATTTTGCGTCAGCCCGGCACACCCGGAAGTGCCAAAAAACGCGTTCAGATTCAGGAGATTTCGGTTTAA